The genomic region CTTCCGGATCACCCCTGGTTCGTTGGCGGCCAATTCCATCCTGAATTCAAATCCGGTCCCAAGCGACCCCACCCGCTGTTCCGTGAGTTTATCAAGGCTTCGCTGCAACAGCAGCAGAACAGGGTGTAGGGTTTGGGGTTTGGGGTCAGAGTGCTGAATAGTTTTAAGGAGTTGACGGTCTGGCAAAATGCCTATCAGCTTACGCTTGAGGTATATCGGATCGCCTGCACATTTCCTTCTTCAGAGCAATACGGATTGGCTTCCCAGATGAAACGGGCGGCTGTTTCAATTCCGTCAAACATCGCGGAGGGATATAAACGCCGGTCACGAAAAGAGTATCTGCAATTCCTGTCGATAGCTAACGGTTCCACTGGGGAACTGGAAACGCAATTGCTGATCTCAAAGGACTTGGGGTTCCTGGATATTGAAGATTTTCAAAGAGTATCAAAACTCTCTGAGGAGATCTCAAAGGGGTTGGGAAATCTTATGAAAGCACTGAAAGTTCCTCGCTCCCCAAACCCTTCTCAATGACGAGAAAAGTACAAATCGGCAGCCTCACCCTTGGCGGCGGAGCGCCACTTATGCTGGTAGCCGGTCCGTGTGTGATTGAGAGCGAGGATCACCTGCTCAGGGTCGGCGAGGCGATCAGGACGGTCTGTGAGGCGCACCGGGTTCCCTTCGTCCTCAAGTCCTCTTTCGATAAGGCCAACCGGTCGTCGGGTCGTGCATTTCGCGGTCCCGGCCTGCAAGAGGGGTTGCGTATCCTGGAGCGGGTCAGGGCGAAACTGGATGTACCCGTGCTCTCCGACGTTCACGACGTCCATCAGGTCGCCGCTGCGGCTGACGTGCTGGACATACTTCAGATTCCGGCCTTTTTGTGCCGGCAGACCGACCTGCTGACCGCCGCGGCACGGTCCGGCAAGCCGGTCAATGTGAAGAAGGGACAATTCCTGTCGCCCTGGGATGCCGCCAATATCGTTGAGAAACTTCAATCTGCCGGCTCTGAGGCGATTGTCCTGACGGAACGGGGCAGCAGTTTCGGTTACAACAACCTGGTCGTGGACATCCGTTCGCTCCCGATCATGCGCAGCTTCGGCTATCCGGTCCTGTTTGATGTCACCCACAGCGTGCAACTGCCAGGCGGCGTGGGCGATGCCTCGGGAGGACAGTCGGACATGATCCCGTACCTCGCCAGGGCGGCCGTAGCGGCAGGGGTCGATGGGCTCTTCATGGAGATCCATCCCGATCCCGCCAATGCGCCAAGCGACGGTCCCACCATGCTCCGGCTGGATGCGCTTCCTGGACTGCTGAACCAGTTGCTGGACGTTCATCGGGCGGTAGCGCCGTATATAAATCAGCTATCAGCCATCAGCGGTCAGCAGCCAGGAAAATAGCCATCAGCGATCAGCAATCAGCAGCCGGCTAAAGAAGCCCTGAGCTGAAAGCTGACCGCTGATAGCTGCATTGTCATGAAAGACTTCAGAGAACTGAAAGTATGGGAGAAGGCCCATCGCTTGACGCTGGGGGTCTACAAGGCCAGTCAATCGTTTCCGCGGGATGAGATGTATGGATTGACGAGTCAGATCCGACGCGCCTCCGCTTCCATTCCAGCCAACATTGCCGAGGGATGTGGCAGAGATGGAGACGTCGAGCTTGCCCGGTTCCTTCAGATCGCGATGGGGTCGGCAAGCGAACTGGACTACCACCTCCTGCTTGCACGCGACCTGAACTTACTGAATAGCTCAGATTACGCGCAACTAGCGAATGAGGTGGGCGAGGTGAAGCGAATGCTGACATCCTTCGTTCAGAAGCTGAAGGCTGACCGCTGATAGCTGAAGGCTGTTCTTCAGATATGCAGACTCCCATGCAACAATTTCTTCGCGTGCTCCGGTGCGCCGCTCCCTACCGGTCACGGATTATCCTGGCCGTCGTCAGCCTGATCCTCATCGCCGTCCTCAACGCGGTGTCTATCGGTTCGCTCCAGCCGATCTTTGACGGCCTCTTTGCCGCGGAGGGCGTCGGGTCGGGGATCAGTCTTCCTGGTCCGATCATGGCCTTGCTTGGAGAGCGGCTGGTTCGATTCCAGACGTTTTTACAGGCGCATCGGATCAGCACGCTCACCTTTATTGGAGGCGCCCTTTTTGTCGTCTTTGTGGCGAAAGGCGCGCTGATCTACATTCAACAACTGCAACTGCGGTACGTGGCGGAGGGGATTCAGCGAGACGTCCGGAACGATCTGTACGCGCACCTGCACACCCTGTCCCTCGACTTTTTCGTCCGCCGTCCAACGGGCGAGATCATGTCGCGTCTCAACTCGGATGTCGAAAGTCTTGGCGACGCGTCCAC from Candidatus Methylomirabilis lanthanidiphila harbors:
- a CDS encoding 2-dehydro-3-deoxyphosphooctonate aldolase is translated as MLVAGPCVIESEDHLLRVGEAIRTVCEAHRVPFVLKSSFDKANRSSGRAFRGPGLQEGLRILERVRAKLDVPVLSDVHDVHQVAAAADVLDILQIPAFLCRQTDLLTAAARSGKPVNVKKGQFLSPWDAANIVEKLQSAGSEAIVLTERGSSFGYNNLVVDIRSLPIMRSFGYPVLFDVTHSVQLPGGVGDASGGQSDMIPYLARAAVAAGVDGLFMEIHPDPANAPSDGPTMLRLDALPGLLNQLLDVHRAVAPYINQLSAISGQQPGK